The sequence GAAACATATCTTCTTAATGAgtttattgatttgtgtataCAAGCAAGTTATCTCAGCAATGTAAATTCTGGGGCAACCATTGcatgttttttaaaactctttcacTAGTTTATGCATTTATATGCAAACACTATCAGTTACATACATATTACCCCACTAGCTAATGTGTGAATGTACGGACTGCAATacggtaattttttttttaagattttatttatttacttgtttgagagagagtgagaggaagagagagagaaggagcacagagaggggcagaggttgagggagaagcaggatccctgctgagcagggaaaccaatgtgggacttgatctgaggaccctgagaccatgcctgagctgaaagcagacacttacctggctgagccacccaggcacccctggtaatTATTTCCTAAGGAAACACAAAATGCAGTAGAAATTCAGAGACATTTCAGAGATTCAGCTCAGAGACCCAGTTATATCCATAGGAGATCTGCATGAGGCATGTTCTGTATGGAAGAAACTAAGACTGATAACTCtagcttcattctctctctctctctctctgtctctcccaccatgtgtgtgtgtgtgtgtgtgtgtgtgtgtgtgtgtttgtatgtaccATAAAGCAACATGTACTTTTGTCACTAACTCCCCAAAGCTTCTCTTTGACAGAAACGACCTCTTCCTGTACCCTGCCCCCCTCAACGCCTTTCGAGGGCATTGTGGTGATGGCGGTAAAAAATCTGAGTGTGGAGACAACCTTTGCCCTCCTGGGTTTCACCGATTACCCAGAACTTCATATACCTCTTTTCCTTGTGTTTCTGATCATGTACATTATCACTGTGGTAAGAAATCTTGGGAGGATAGTAATCATCAAGATTAACCCCAAATTACCCATGcccatgtattttttcctcaGCCACCTTTCTTTGGTCGATTTTTGTTACTCTTCTATCGTGACTCCCAAGCTGCTTGGGAAACTGGTCATGGCAGATAAAAGCATCTACTACTTTAGCTGCATGTGCAATACTTCCTGTCCTGCACCGCTGTGGAAACCGAATCCTTCCTGCTGGcagtgatggcctatgaccgctttGTGGCCATCTGTAACCCTCTGCCTTACTGGTGTCTGGCTCATATCTCTGGGGTATGTTTGGTCCCCTGGTACTCCTCTGCTATGCTCTATGCTCTCCAGCTAAACTTTTCTGGACATAACATAATCAACCATTTTTTCTGTGAATATACTGCTCTCCTTTCTGCCTCGAGCTCTGACCTACTCATTCTCCATCTGCTGCTTTTGGGCTTTGCCACTTTCAATGAGGTGAGTAGACTACTGATCATCCTtactttgtacatttttatttttgtgactgtACTTAATATCCGCTCTGTCAGCGGGCATCGCaaagccttctccacctgtgcCTCCCACCTGACCGCCATCACCATCTTCCACAGGACCATCCTTTCCCTCTACTATGTGCCCAACTCCAAGAACTCCAGGCACACTGTCAAAGTGGCCTCTGTATTTTACAGAGTGGCCAACCCTATGCTGAATTCTCTGATCTACAGCCTGAGGAATAAAGATGTGAAGGATGCCCTCCAGAAATTAATAGACCCCAAAGTCCCATTCCACTGAACTAATCACAACAGATGTTTTTAATCCCAATGAACAATGGTAACAGAAGCTTGTAAAACCTTTAGCGTACATTGGCATGaggttttttaaatga comes from Mustela erminea isolate mMusErm1 chromosome 9, mMusErm1.Pri, whole genome shotgun sequence and encodes:
- the LOC116599917 gene encoding LOW QUALITY PROTEIN: olfactory receptor 5D14-like (The sequence of the model RefSeq protein was modified relative to this genomic sequence to represent the inferred CDS: inserted 2 bases in 2 codons; deleted 1 base in 1 codon), with the translated sequence MRLQAQSFEGESNPGLFSLTETTSSCTLPPSTPFEGIVVMAVKNLSVETTFALLGFTDYPELHIPLFLVFLIMYIITVVRNLGRIVIIKINPKLPMPMYFFLSHLSLVDFCYSSIVTPKLLGKLVMADKSIYYFSCMXQYFLSCTAVETESFLLAVMAYDRFVAICNPXALLVSGSYLWGMFGPLVLLCMLYALQLNFSGHNIINHFFCEYTALLSASSSDLLILHLLLLGFATFNEVSRLLIILTLYIFIFVTVLNIRSVSGHRKAFSTCASHLTAITIFHRTILSLYYVPNSKNSRHTVKVASVFYRVANPMLNSLIYSLRNKDVKDALQKLIDPKVPFH